The Sulfurimonas lithotrophica genome includes a region encoding these proteins:
- a CDS encoding sensor histidine kinase: MDTLDTMLKIISIDAVPDLKDKVFVDAKDISSELIEEFGIMPLYVKIIYYDKSTNGIIRETLSSEDKVEIFDISLNPNDKLYNINYFDKGLYRVSSIVLSETEKMKIFFQLSTTKIIDSPYLDKILTSLLIANPIILILLLFIVNILINTTLQPVKKVVQDVHSISSNNLANRINTQKIPTEIEELVKTFNQLLENLEESFHRISSFSSDASHELKTPLTVMRGEIEVALRQERTSEEYKDILEDVLSETVRVQEIIEQLFLLTKKDTEELKANYKEVYLDEILTDSVSLIEKFAMKKSVSVKITKIIPITIFANETLLKICIDNLLRNAISYSKEAGEVYVSVNENSIQYLLEIKDNGSGIAQKDLPFIFDRFYRADKARSRQKGGTGLGLAIVKMILDLHNYDIAVESVLNEGTKVIIKIQK, from the coding sequence ATGGATACTTTAGATACTATGCTAAAAATTATATCTATAGATGCAGTACCAGACTTAAAAGATAAAGTTTTTGTTGATGCAAAAGATATATCGTCAGAGTTGATTGAAGAATTTGGAATAATGCCTTTATATGTCAAAATTATTTATTATGATAAATCAACCAACGGTATTATTCGTGAAACGCTTTCATCTGAGGATAAAGTAGAGATATTTGACATATCATTAAATCCAAATGATAAGTTGTACAATATCAACTATTTTGATAAAGGTCTTTATCGTGTAAGTTCGATAGTATTGTCTGAAACTGAAAAAATGAAGATTTTTTTTCAGTTATCTACTACTAAGATTATAGATTCTCCATATTTAGACAAGATATTAACGAGTTTATTAATAGCAAATCCGATTATTTTAATTTTATTGTTATTTATCGTAAATATATTGATAAATACCACACTTCAACCTGTAAAAAAAGTTGTTCAGGATGTACACTCAATATCAAGCAATAATTTAGCAAACAGAATAAATACGCAAAAGATACCAACAGAGATAGAAGAACTTGTTAAAACATTTAATCAGCTTTTAGAAAACCTTGAAGAATCTTTTCATAGGATATCTTCATTCAGTAGTGATGCCTCGCATGAGCTAAAAACTCCTCTAACCGTGATGCGTGGTGAAATTGAAGTTGCCTTAAGGCAAGAAAGGACATCTGAAGAATATAAAGATATTTTAGAAGATGTACTGTCTGAGACCGTACGTGTTCAAGAGATAATAGAACAGTTGTTCTTGTTAACGAAAAAAGATACAGAAGAGTTGAAAGCAAACTACAAAGAAGTATATTTGGATGAAATTCTAACAGATAGTGTTTCCCTAATAGAGAAATTTGCGATGAAAAAATCCGTCAGTGTAAAAATCACAAAGATTATCCCAATAACTATTTTTGCAAATGAAACACTTCTTAAAATATGTATAGATAATCTTCTTAGAAATGCCATAAGCTATAGTAAAGAAGCGGGTGAAGTATATGTCTCTGTAAATGAAAACTCTATTCAATATTTACTTGAAATAAAAGATAACGGAAGCGGAATTGCACAAAAAGATCTCCCATTCATATTTGATCGTTTTTATAGAGCGGATAAAGCACGTTCACGCCAAAAGGGTGGTACAGGGTTAGGACTTGCTATAGTGAAAATGATTTTGGATCTTCATAATTATGATATAGCTGTCGAGAGTGTACTTAATGAAGGTACGAAGGTGATAATTAAAATACAAAAATAG
- a CDS encoding phosphatase PAP2 family protein: MVVFEVTNLDFLVQNQFYNFDTKQWIVDRNDYVLELIFYSGVKKILILFAISILILLIFFRQTLFVKEYKKGLLIVLLSGIFIPAVIGGLKNISNTPCPKNIEYFNGKYPNVKVFESYPETFKQECKIRCWPAGHASGGFALLSLFFLFKTHKNKVYALLLGIVLGWSMGIYKMSIGDHFLSHNIVTMLLAWIIILIISKTVFLDLKKLS, translated from the coding sequence TTGGTAGTATTTGAAGTAACAAATTTAGATTTTTTAGTGCAAAATCAATTTTACAATTTTGATACGAAACAATGGATTGTGGATAGAAATGATTATGTTTTAGAATTGATTTTTTACAGTGGAGTTAAAAAAATATTGATTCTTTTTGCAATAAGTATTTTGATTTTATTAATATTTTTTCGTCAAACATTGTTTGTAAAAGAATATAAAAAAGGTCTTTTGATTGTTTTATTATCAGGTATTTTTATTCCTGCTGTTATAGGTGGATTAAAAAATATAAGTAATACCCCTTGTCCAAAAAATATTGAATATTTTAATGGAAAATATCCAAATGTTAAAGTATTTGAGAGTTATCCAGAGACGTTTAAACAAGAGTGTAAAATACGGTGCTGGCCAGCAGGACATGCAAGTGGAGGTTTTGCTTTATTGTCATTGTTCTTTTTATTTAAAACACATAAAAATAAGGTGTATGCCTTACTTTTAGGCATTGTTCTCGGATGGAGTATGGGAATTTATAAAATGTCAATAGGGGATCATTTTTTGAGTCATAATATAGTTACGATGCTGTTAGCTTGGATAATAATTTTGATAATAAGCAAAACGGTTTTTTTAGATCTAAAAAAACTTAGTTAG
- a CDS encoding PP0621 family protein: MKLLLVIGVIAAVYFFFIKKKPSEVKDKNNTKKDNTPSNEMVECASCGIYCDINDTILSNNKYYCSKECVNKG, translated from the coding sequence ATGAAACTACTACTTGTAATTGGTGTAATTGCAGCAGTATATTTCTTTTTTATAAAGAAAAAACCATCTGAGGTTAAAGACAAAAACAACACTAAAAAAGACAATACTCCTTCAAATGAGATGGTAGAATGTGCAAGTTGTGGTATTTACTGTGATATAAATGATACAATTCTTAGCAACAACAAATATTACTGCTCAAAAGAGTGTGTAAACAAAGGATAG
- a CDS encoding phosphoethanolamine transferase, whose amino-acid sequence MKISFKPIPQFRLIVIMAIFFGLFSNQSFFLNVVKVYPLTIHNIFFVISLFFILVSFIVIIFSLFSFKYTIKPMFIIVLLISSFTSYFMQTYNVVIDDGMIRNSLQTNLNESLDLFSIKLVLYVIFLGVIPSIYIYKQQIEFYTFRKEFFIRLKVIAVSLAVIIVLLLSFSKFYTSFFREHKPLRYYTNPTYWIYSIGNYIYKTSKNGPVVVKTIGENAKIVENEEIEPKELVILVVGEAARADRFSLNGYARETNPLLSKENDLVSLQNMHSCGTSTAVSVPCMFSIFGKEDYDYDKGISTQNVLDVLVNTGSVDILWRDNNSDSKGVALRVPYEDYKTPDKNTICDTECRDEGMLVGLDKYIDSHKSRDILIVLHMMGNHGPAYYKRYTKEFEKFKPVCNTNQLEECSAETIGNAYDNAILYTDYFLSKVIKLLKSYDKTHEAAMFYISDHGESLGESGLYLHGLPYFMAPDFQTHVASAIWFGEGMKEDINMTKLKGYTNKYFTHDNIFHSLLGLFEVDTALYVPEKDILYNVKIPE is encoded by the coding sequence ATGAAAATAAGCTTTAAACCAATTCCTCAGTTTCGTCTGATTGTTATAATGGCTATATTTTTTGGACTATTTAGCAATCAGTCGTTTTTTTTGAATGTTGTAAAAGTTTACCCTCTTACAATTCATAATATATTTTTTGTAATCTCTCTTTTTTTTATTTTAGTAAGTTTTATAGTAATAATTTTTTCACTGTTCAGTTTTAAATACACGATAAAACCAATGTTTATTATTGTTTTGCTTATCTCGTCTTTTACCAGTTATTTTATGCAGACGTATAATGTCGTTATTGATGATGGTATGATTAGAAATTCTTTACAAACAAATCTAAATGAATCTTTAGACCTATTTAGCATTAAATTAGTTTTATATGTGATTTTTCTTGGTGTTATTCCGTCTATTTATATATATAAACAGCAGATAGAATTTTACACCTTTCGCAAAGAGTTTTTTATAAGACTGAAAGTGATAGCGGTCTCTTTAGCCGTTATAATAGTTTTACTGCTTTCTTTCAGTAAGTTTTACACCTCTTTTTTTCGTGAACATAAACCACTCCGTTACTATACAAATCCTACATATTGGATTTACAGTATTGGAAATTATATTTATAAAACGTCTAAAAATGGACCTGTGGTAGTTAAAACTATCGGTGAAAATGCAAAAATTGTAGAGAATGAAGAAATTGAACCTAAAGAATTAGTGATTCTTGTAGTAGGGGAAGCGGCAAGGGCAGACAGATTTTCTCTAAATGGTTATGCTAGAGAAACTAATCCTCTTTTATCAAAAGAAAATGATTTAGTCAGTTTACAAAATATGCATTCATGCGGTACTTCGACCGCCGTATCTGTGCCATGTATGTTCTCTATTTTCGGAAAAGAGGACTATGACTACGATAAGGGTATATCTACACAAAATGTTTTGGATGTTTTAGTAAATACAGGTTCAGTAGATATACTTTGGAGAGACAACAACTCTGACTCAAAAGGCGTTGCTTTGCGGGTTCCGTATGAAGATTATAAAACTCCTGATAAAAATACAATATGCGATACCGAGTGCAGAGATGAAGGTATGCTTGTAGGTCTTGATAAATACATAGATTCTCACAAGAGTAGAGATATTTTAATAGTACTGCATATGATGGGAAATCACGGTCCTGCATATTATAAAAGATATACGAAAGAGTTTGAAAAATTTAAACCTGTTTGCAATACGAACCAGCTTGAAGAGTGTTCTGCGGAAACTATCGGTAATGCCTATGATAATGCAATATTATATACGGATTATTTTTTATCTAAAGTTATAAAGCTTTTGAAATCATATGATAAAACACATGAAGCTGCAATGTTTTACATAAGCGATCATGGCGAGAGCCTTGGTGAAAGCGGCTTGTATTTACATGGATTGCCTTATTTTATGGCGCCTGACTTTCAAACTCATGTAGCATCTGCCATATGGTTTGGGGAGGGTATGAAAGAAGATATAAATATGACAAAATTAAAAGGATATACAAATAAATATTTTACGCATGATAATATTTTTCATTCACTTTTAGGTCTTTTTGAAGTAGATACTGCTTTATATGTACCTGAGAAAGATATCTTATATAATGTTAAAATCCCTGAATAA
- a CDS encoding response regulator transcription factor, with the protein MRILVVEDDIKIANFIKKGLQEESYSVDVTHHGDEAIYLAQVNPYDIILLDLMLPGSDGMDVCKSLRTKDVSTPIIMLTARSKLEDKIDGLDSGADDYLTKPFAFEELLARIRAQLRNKSQSSAIIKVGDLTIDTNKREVRRAENKIVLTVKEYALLELLARNAKKLLSETIIKDNLSDMAQETMSNIINVYIYRLRNKIDKGFEAKLLHTVRGTGYMLSDEDV; encoded by the coding sequence ATGCGTATATTAGTAGTTGAAGATGATATTAAAATTGCTAATTTTATTAAAAAAGGATTACAAGAAGAATCTTACAGCGTTGATGTCACTCATCACGGTGATGAAGCTATATATCTTGCACAGGTCAATCCATACGATATTATTTTACTTGATTTAATGCTTCCGGGATCCGATGGTATGGATGTTTGCAAAAGTTTAAGAACTAAAGATGTGAGTACGCCGATAATAATGTTAACGGCAAGAAGTAAACTTGAAGATAAGATTGACGGTCTCGATAGCGGTGCAGACGATTATTTAACCAAGCCTTTTGCTTTTGAAGAACTTTTAGCTCGTATACGTGCACAACTAAGAAACAAGTCTCAAAGTTCCGCAATTATAAAAGTCGGAGACTTGACAATAGATACAAATAAAAGGGAAGTTAGAAGAGCAGAAAATAAGATAGTTTTGACGGTTAAAGAATATGCACTTCTTGAGCTACTAGCTCGAAATGCTAAAAAACTACTCTCAGAAACTATAATAAAAGACAATTTAAGCGATATGGCTCAAGAAACTATGAGTAATATTATAAACGTATATATATATCGTTTGAGAAATAAAATAGATAAGGGATTTGAAGCGAAACTGCTTCATACGGTAAGAGGAACAGGTTATATGTTGAGTGATGAAGATGTTTAA
- the ribA gene encoding GTP cyclohydrolase II, translating into MNINISNEANLPSRFGKFKIKAFKEADKEHLAIYTQNLTDIPVVRIHSECLTGDAIGSLKCDCRDQLEYALDYINKNGGMVIYLRQEGRNIGLLNKINAYALQDEGFNTIEANHQLGFSADERTYEVVTQILHHFNIHKIKLLTNNPDKIKSISDVEVVERVPIIMEANTHNKNYLDTKKDEMGHLL; encoded by the coding sequence ATGAACATAAATATATCAAACGAAGCCAACCTGCCATCAAGGTTTGGGAAGTTTAAGATAAAAGCTTTTAAAGAAGCCGACAAAGAACACTTAGCAATATATACCCAAAATTTAACCGATATCCCAGTTGTTAGAATACACTCAGAATGTTTAACCGGAGATGCAATAGGCTCACTAAAATGCGACTGTCGCGACCAACTGGAATATGCACTGGATTATATAAATAAAAACGGCGGCATGGTAATATACCTTCGCCAAGAGGGTCGAAATATCGGTCTTTTAAATAAAATAAACGCCTATGCACTACAAGATGAAGGTTTTAATACCATAGAAGCAAACCATCAACTCGGCTTCAGTGCGGATGAGCGTACATATGAAGTTGTTACACAGATACTTCATCATTTTAACATTCATAAAATAAAACTACTTACAAACAATCCGGATAAAATAAAATCAATTAGCGATGTAGAAGTAGTTGAACGTGTACCTATTATTATGGAAGCAAATACTCATAATAAAAACTATTTAGATACTAAAAAAGATGAGATGGGGCACTTACTCTAA
- the rsmG gene encoding 16S rRNA (guanine(527)-N(7))-methyltransferase RsmG gives MNLKERLEAEKVKVDDNFYDLVQKYKSHLLKWNKTHNLTGAKDEQTLDDFIFDAVYPVKFLPKCDALLDIGTGAGFPGMILAMALKDTKVTLAEPLTKRASFLQFIKADLGLENVKVVKKRVEDMDAQIFDVVTSRAVTDTQMLLKLSENFRDEHSVILFYKGENVYNEIPKNMKHEVIQTDNRHYLLLKA, from the coding sequence TTGAATTTAAAAGAACGTTTAGAAGCAGAAAAGGTAAAAGTTGATGATAATTTTTACGACTTAGTACAAAAATACAAATCTCATCTGTTAAAATGGAACAAAACCCACAATCTTACGGGTGCAAAAGATGAACAAACTTTAGATGACTTTATCTTCGATGCCGTGTATCCCGTTAAATTTTTACCAAAGTGCGACGCACTTTTAGATATAGGCACGGGTGCGGGTTTTCCGGGAATGATTTTGGCAATGGCACTCAAAGACACAAAAGTGACTTTGGCAGAACCTTTGACAAAACGTGCGAGCTTTTTACAGTTTATAAAAGCAGATCTTGGACTTGAAAACGTAAAAGTTGTAAAAAAAAGAGTTGAAGATATGGATGCTCAAATCTTTGATGTAGTTACTTCACGTGCGGTAACCGATACCCAGATGCTTCTAAAACTAAGTGAAAATTTTAGGGACGAACACAGCGTAATACTTTTTTACAAAGGTGAGAACGTATATAATGAGATTCCAAAAAATATGAAACACGAAGTTATTCAAACAGACAATAGACATTATTTGTTACTTAAGGCGTAA
- the hemB gene encoding porphobilinogen synthase, with translation MFDRFRRTRINTTLRKLVRETNVTTDDLIYPLFVRSGEGIKTEVASMPGVYQMSIDEVLKECAHIQKLGLNSIILFGIPDVKDSIGSDSLCEHGIIASAVREVKKAYPDMFVVTDLCFCEYTDHGHCGIIDEENQTVNNDATLEISAQQAIIHAKAGADMIAPSGMMDGIIQTLRDALDEAGYENLPIMSYSTKFASGYYGPFRDVAESTPSFGDRASYQMDPANRREAVAESVSDEMQGADILMVKPVLAYLDVVREIKDNTSKPLCVYNVSGEYAMLKMAGSQGLIDYDRVLMETMLSFKRAGADIIITYHAKEVAELLKK, from the coding sequence ATGTTTGATAGATTTAGAAGAACAAGAATAAATACTACTTTGAGAAAACTTGTACGCGAAACAAACGTAACTACGGACGATTTGATTTATCCGCTTTTTGTTAGAAGCGGAGAGGGGATAAAAACAGAGGTAGCATCTATGCCGGGTGTGTATCAGATGAGTATTGATGAGGTGCTAAAAGAGTGTGCCCATATACAAAAACTAGGGCTAAACTCTATTATACTTTTTGGAATACCTGATGTAAAAGACTCTATCGGAAGTGATAGCTTATGTGAGCACGGTATTATTGCAAGTGCGGTAAGAGAAGTTAAAAAAGCTTATCCGGATATGTTTGTCGTAACAGATTTATGTTTTTGCGAGTACACCGACCACGGTCATTGCGGAATAATCGATGAAGAAAACCAAACGGTAAATAATGACGCTACTTTGGAAATTTCGGCTCAACAAGCGATAATCCATGCAAAAGCCGGTGCGGATATGATAGCACCTTCGGGAATGATGGACGGAATTATACAAACGCTAAGAGATGCATTGGACGAGGCAGGATATGAAAATCTTCCGATTATGAGTTACTCTACAAAATTTGCTTCTGGGTATTACGGACCGTTTCGTGATGTTGCGGAATCTACTCCTAGTTTCGGTGATCGTGCATCTTATCAGATGGATCCGGCAAATAGACGTGAAGCAGTTGCAGAGAGCGTGAGCGATGAGATGCAAGGAGCTGATATTTTAATGGTTAAACCTGTTTTAGCTTATCTTGACGTAGTTCGCGAGATAAAAGACAATACTTCAAAACCGTTGTGTGTGTATAATGTAAGCGGTGAATATGCTATGCTTAAAATGGCAGGTTCTCAAGGACTAATCGACTATGATAGAGTTCTGATGGAGACTATGCTTAGTTTTAAACGTGCAGGTGCAGATATCATAATTACTTACCATGCAAAAGAAGTTGCAGAATTATTAAAAAAATAA
- a CDS encoding LTA synthase family protein, with amino-acid sequence MNTFKILMKYYFYMIFIFFIGRLLLFIEYFDNFKNSGVDYWMTFIYGLRMDTMSASVLLLIPLIVLSFTPKKIKSFADKFLKYYFLIVISILIYIENATFPFVAQYDVRPNYLFVEYLIYPKEVFAMIFADYKIELFIALVMIAIFAYLFFKYDKNDSEGIYEKSYTKRIVVFFILFLVLFIGARSSFGHRPANTSDAMYTSNRMVNEITKNSIYNIVYAIYVSNTHGSKQVKKLYGDMYISEAFSRVKKRLNIKNDDNISILREEKSHFKSLKSKNLVIFVQESMGYQFVNAVGGEEGITPNLNKLSKEGILFKNLYSNGTRSIRGLAGLTAGNFSVPGKGVLKRNKSQSNFFTLASALKPFGYYTSFIYGGESRFDNMRSWYIGNGFDEIVDQPMFEHPTFTSPWGVCDEDLVTKANKEFKKMYAQNKKFATVMFSTSNHSPFDCPYEKIDLVDKNNIKSVKNAVKYADYAIGKFIELAKKEKYYKDTVIVIVADHNVRVYGEDMVPVDMFHIPALILGADMKPIVYDKISTQPDILATALDLIGLDLTYPIMGKSIFSEEKNNISLMQFHSIYALRVGDKVAVIRPNKEAVTFLYKEPSSYLDKSSHLTQIEHDTELEKDALAFVLTLDYLYDKKLYNNKRENIEKPAKI; translated from the coding sequence ATGAATACATTTAAAATATTGATGAAATATTATTTCTATATGATTTTTATATTTTTTATAGGCAGACTGCTGTTGTTTATAGAATATTTTGATAATTTTAAAAACAGCGGTGTTGATTATTGGATGACTTTTATCTACGGTTTGAGAATGGATACTATGAGTGCTTCGGTATTGCTTCTTATCCCCTTAATAGTTTTGTCTTTTACACCTAAAAAAATAAAGTCTTTTGCAGATAAGTTTTTAAAGTATTATTTTTTAATAGTAATATCAATTTTAATATATATAGAAAATGCCACATTCCCGTTTGTAGCTCAGTATGATGTAAGACCGAATTATTTATTCGTGGAGTATCTTATTTACCCTAAAGAAGTATTTGCAATGATATTTGCAGATTACAAGATTGAGCTTTTTATAGCATTAGTCATGATAGCTATATTTGCATATCTGTTTTTTAAATACGACAAAAACGATTCAGAGGGTATATATGAAAAAAGTTATACAAAAAGAATTGTTGTCTTTTTTATCTTGTTTTTAGTACTTTTTATCGGTGCACGTTCATCGTTTGGACATAGACCGGCAAACACATCAGATGCTATGTACACGTCAAACAGGATGGTGAACGAGATAACAAAAAATTCCATATACAACATAGTCTATGCGATTTATGTTAGTAATACACACGGTAGTAAACAAGTTAAAAAACTATATGGGGATATGTATATTAGTGAAGCGTTTTCACGAGTTAAAAAAAGATTGAATATCAAAAATGATGATAATATTTCTATTTTAAGAGAAGAAAAAAGCCATTTTAAATCTTTAAAATCTAAAAATCTGGTTATTTTTGTTCAGGAGAGTATGGGTTATCAGTTTGTAAATGCTGTAGGCGGGGAGGAGGGGATTACACCTAACTTGAACAAATTAAGTAAAGAGGGGATATTATTTAAAAATTTATACTCCAACGGTACTCGCAGCATCAGAGGTTTAGCAGGATTAACTGCAGGTAATTTTTCTGTCCCTGGAAAAGGCGTGTTAAAAAGAAATAAATCACAAAGTAATTTTTTCACTTTAGCATCTGCACTAAAACCGTTTGGTTATTACACATCTTTTATATATGGCGGAGAGAGCAGGTTTGATAATATGCGTAGCTGGTATATAGGAAACGGATTTGATGAAATAGTAGATCAGCCAATGTTTGAACACCCAACATTTACATCACCTTGGGGTGTATGTGATGAAGATTTGGTTACAAAAGCAAATAAAGAGTTTAAAAAGATGTATGCACAAAATAAAAAATTTGCTACAGTTATGTTTTCTACGTCAAATCATTCACCTTTTGATTGTCCTTATGAAAAAATAGATTTGGTAGATAAGAACAATATTAAAAGTGTAAAAAATGCAGTAAAATATGCTGATTACGCGATTGGAAAGTTTATTGAACTTGCAAAAAAAGAGAAGTATTATAAAGATACCGTGATAGTGATTGTGGCAGATCATAATGTCAGGGTATATGGGGAGGATATGGTTCCTGTAGATATGTTTCATATACCTGCTTTAATACTTGGTGCAGATATGAAACCTATAGTTTATGATAAAATTTCAACACAGCCCGATATATTGGCAACTGCATTAGACCTTATTGGACTTGATTTAACTTATCCTATTATGGGTAAATCTATTTTCAGTGAAGAAAAAAATAATATTTCACTTATGCAGTTTCATTCGATATATGCACTTAGAGTAGGTGATAAAGTCGCAGTTATCAGACCAAATAAAGAAGCAGTTACTTTTTTATACAAAGAGCCTAGTTCATATTTAGATAAGAGTAGTCATCTAACTCAGATTGAACATGATACGGAATTGGAAAAAGATGCTTTGGCATTTGTTTTGACACTAGATTATCTTTATGATAAAAAATTATATAATAACAAAAGAGAAAATATTGAGAAACCAGCCAAAATATAG
- a CDS encoding diacylglycerol kinase — MRNQPKYSFFKNTGYAISGLMDLIKTETSFKIELLIVIVLIPVIFYVDVPSTQKILMFISLMGMLIAEAINSAIERVVDLVTLEHHIMAKRAKDVGSSVVFLSIMVFVVTWIMILIMKI, encoded by the coding sequence TTGAGAAACCAGCCAAAATATAGCTTTTTTAAAAATACAGGTTATGCCATTAGCGGTTTAATGGACTTGATAAAAACGGAAACGTCATTTAAAATTGAACTTCTTATAGTCATCGTTTTAATACCTGTGATTTTCTATGTCGATGTACCTTCAACCCAAAAGATTTTGATGTTTATCTCTTTAATGGGAATGCTTATAGCAGAAGCTATAAATAGTGCAATTGAAAGAGTAGTCGATTTGGTGACTTTGGAACATCATATTATGGCAAAACGTGCAAAAGATGTTGGAAGCAGTGTAGTGTTTTTAAGTATAATGGTTTTTGTAGTTACATGGATCATGATTTTAATAATGAAAATATAA